The following coding sequences are from one Gossypium hirsutum isolate 1008001.06 chromosome A12, Gossypium_hirsutum_v2.1, whole genome shotgun sequence window:
- the LOC107929588 gene encoding uncharacterized protein — translation MTMEKQYLDWVLVPMGILLMVAYHVWLLYRILKHPTKTVIGVNAINRRFWVQAMMEEASKNGVLAVQTFRNNIMASTLLASTAIMLSSLIAVLMTNGKGDRSSWFIFGDESDLAFSIKFFSILVCFLVAFLLNLQSIRYYSHASILINVPVKKMSHHHHHHHLTVEYVANTVNRGSYFWSLGLRAFYFSFPLFLWIFGPLPMFFCCIALVFMLYFLDVTFQFGWAVGVVNDNGHNGDEELGGSVRS, via the exons ATGACTATGGAGAAACAATATTTGGATTGGGTACTAGTTCCAATGGGGATACTTTTGATGGTGGCTTACCATGTATGGCTTCTCTATCGAATCTTAAAACATCCCACCAAGACTGTCATCGGCGTCAACGCCATCAACCGTCGTTTTTGGGTTCAAGCTATGATGGAG GAAGCGTCAAAAAATGGGGTTTTGGCCGTGCAAACGTTTAGAAACAACATAATGGCGTCGACTCTATTGGCATCGACGGCTATCATGTTGAGTTCCCTCATCGCCGTTTTGATGACTAACGGTAAAGGCGATAGATCGTCGTGGTTCATATTCGGAGATGAAAGCGACCTGGCATTTTCGATCAAGTTTTTCTCGATATTGGTTTGCTTCTTGGTGGCTTTTTTACTTAACTTGCAGTCCATCAGGTATTACAGCCATGCAAGCATTCTCATCAACGTGCCGGTGAAGAAGATgtcccaccaccaccaccaccaccatctcACGGTTGAATATGTAGCCAACACTGTGAACAGAGGCAGCTATTTTTGGTCCCTAGGACTTCGTGCCTTCTACTTCTCATTCCCCCTCTTTTTGTGGATCTTCGGTCCCCTTCCTATGTTCTTCTGTTGCATTGCCCTTGTTTTCATGTTGTATTTCCTGGATGTTACCTTTCAATTCGGATGGGCCGTTGGGGTTGTCAATGACAATGGCCATAACGGCGACGAGGAATTAGGAGGTTCAGTTAGATCCTAA
- the LOC121211178 gene encoding uncharacterized protein: MSEYLDAHLDMWTSKVEPLFGVDIKSSIWFQMNLLCWKNVVTQPAKVAPFVDTFLQDWREATVVFQRVQGVSFGHPPRLLYWLRPPPDCFKYNVDAAISSDWNVIVLAAIIHGDQGQFIKGHAIMPRSVF, from the exons ATGTCAGAATACCTAGATGCTCATTTAGACATGTGGACATCTAAAGTTGAACCATTGTTTGGTGTCGATATCAAATCGAG TATTTGGTTCCAGATGAACCTTTTGTGTTGGAAGAATGTGGTGACTCAACCTGCCAAAGTTGCGCCTTTTGTAGATACGTTCCTTCAGGATTGGCGAGAGGCGACTGTTGTTTTCCAACGTGTCCAAGGCGTATCTTTCGGGCATCCTCCTCGTCTGCTGTATTGGTTGAGACCTCCACCTGATTGCTTTAAATATAACGTGGACGCTGCTATCTCGTCTGATTGGAACGTAATTGTCTTGGCAGCTATTATTCATGGCGACCAAGGTCAGTTTATCAAGGGCCACGCTATTATGCCGCGTTCTGTGTTTTAA